A DNA window from Haloferax volcanii DS2 contains the following coding sequences:
- a CDS encoding lipid II:glycine glycyltransferase FemX, with amino-acid sequence MSIEVRRATGDDVHGWDTFVEQSPHGNAFHQYDALEIQAAHAGAELVPLVGRKGEEVVGLFPVFRINKGPIATVFSPPPELRVAYLGPVLLNMDHMKQRKREGRHHEFIDDCLAWVRDEIRPRYAHIRLDGRYDDLRAFSWNDYAITPQYTYHVDLSPGVDDVFMSFSSDARSNIRNALDDAYTIEEGGPEAIERIVEQVASRYEAQGISYRSSPEFVRDLYATLPEGQIRPYVLRIDGEFAGGILAVDYKETVSRWQGGVRADVDSDLAINDLLDWRIMRDAMDRGRTTYDLVGANNRRINRYKAKFNPELHPFYSLERNAPGMKTLAHLYKTIREGV; translated from the coding sequence ATGAGTATCGAGGTTCGGCGGGCGACTGGAGACGACGTCCACGGCTGGGACACGTTCGTCGAACAGTCACCGCATGGCAACGCGTTCCATCAGTACGACGCGCTGGAGATTCAGGCGGCGCACGCGGGCGCGGAGTTGGTTCCGCTCGTCGGACGAAAAGGCGAGGAGGTCGTCGGACTGTTTCCGGTGTTCCGGATCAACAAGGGGCCGATAGCGACGGTGTTTTCGCCGCCGCCGGAGCTTCGCGTCGCGTACCTCGGTCCGGTCCTCCTGAACATGGACCACATGAAACAGCGAAAGCGCGAGGGACGACACCACGAGTTCATCGACGACTGTCTCGCATGGGTCCGCGACGAGATTCGGCCGCGCTACGCCCACATCCGACTCGACGGCCGGTACGACGACCTCAGGGCGTTCTCGTGGAACGACTACGCGATAACGCCGCAGTACACCTACCACGTCGACCTCTCGCCCGGCGTCGACGACGTGTTCATGAGCTTCAGTAGCGACGCCCGGTCGAACATTCGGAACGCGCTCGACGACGCGTACACCATCGAGGAGGGCGGCCCCGAAGCAATCGAGCGCATCGTCGAACAGGTCGCCTCGCGCTACGAAGCGCAGGGCATCTCCTATCGGTCGTCGCCGGAGTTCGTCAGGGACCTCTACGCCACCCTTCCCGAGGGACAGATTCGCCCCTACGTCCTCCGAATCGACGGCGAGTTCGCCGGCGGAATCCTCGCCGTCGACTACAAGGAGACGGTGTCGCGGTGGCAGGGCGGCGTCCGGGCCGACGTGGACTCAGACCTCGCCATCAACGACCTGCTGGACTGGCGCATCATGCGCGACGCGATGGACCGCGGGCGGACGACTTACGACCTCGTCGGCGCGAACAACCGCCGCATCAACCGATACAAGGCGAAGTTCAACCCCGAACTTCACCCCTTCTACTCCCTCGAACGGAACGCGCCGGGGATGAAGACGCTCGCGCACCTCTACAAGACGATTCGCGAGGGCGTGTAA